One Cydia fagiglandana chromosome 11, ilCydFagi1.1, whole genome shotgun sequence genomic region harbors:
- the LOC134669122 gene encoding mediator of RNA polymerase II transcription subunit 10, translating into MSSPLENLETQLEMFIENVRQIRIIVSDFQPQGQSVLNQKIQSLVTGLQEVDKLKSQVQDIHVPTEVFDYIDQGRNPQLYTKDCIDKALAKNEEVKGKIDSYKRFKSHLLSELGKTFPNEIAKYKAIRGGE; encoded by the exons ATGTCTTCGCCGCTGGAAAACTTGGAAACTCAATTGGAAATGTTTATTGAGAACGTCCGACAAATACGTATCATTGTCAGCGACTTCCAACCGCAGGGTCAGAGCGTCTTAAATCAAAAGAT TCAATCGCTCGTAACTGGCCTTCAGGAAGTCGACAAGCTGAAATCTCAAGTTCAAGATATCCATGTTCCTACAGAAGTATTTGA CTACATAGACCAGGGCCGCAACCCACAGCTCTACACCAAAGACTGTATTGACAAGGCCCTAGCCAAGAATGAGGAAGTGAAAGGCAAGATTGACTCCTACAAGCGCTTCAAGAGCCATCTCCTCAGTGAGCTCGGAAAGACCTTCCCTAATGAAATAGCTAAATATAAAGCTATTAGGGGTGGTGAATAA
- the LOC134669121 gene encoding mitochondrial cardiolipin hydrolase-like translates to MIFTPRLVSSAAAIVVTCFVSAAALYYRSRKTEINEVMVFCKLQYNVYNYFDKLLNFIESATKSVNVCMPSIHNPAIQGRLVRLIKKKNIKIRIIIDRTGYNEFTEVCIRELKDVGAEIKCKINEPVNFKMQHKFCLVDDKILMTGTLNWGNDRSFDHWNYVYITSKPQLVNPVKSEFYVMWDDFSSDLKLESPSDTYDSDTETIEEHRINGTLVPDHDQLAIRNISTVDRETQVTPDLSLI, encoded by the exons ATGATATTTACTCCACGTTTGGTATCATCGGCTGCTGCAATCGTTGTGACTTGTTTTGTGTCGGCCGCGGCCTTGTATTACAGAAGTCGGAAAACCGAGATCAATGAAGTGATGGTGTTCTGTAAATTGCAGTACAACGTTTACAATTACTTCGACaaattactaaacttcattGAGTCTGCGACGAAAAGTGTTAACGTTTGCATGCCTAGCATCCACAATCCGGCGATACAAGGCCGATTGGTAAGATTGATAAAGaagaaaaatatcaaaattcgTATCATAATAGACCGGACAGGATACAACGAATTCACTGAAGTTTGTATCAGAGAACTAAAAGATGTCG GTGCAGaaataaaatgcaaaattaACGAACCAGTTAATTTTAAGATGCAACATAAGTTTTGCTTAGTCGATGATAAAATCCTTATGACCGGAACTCTGAACTGGGGAAATGACCGCTCTTTCGACCATTGGAACTACGTCTACATAACCAGCAAGCCACAGCTAGTAAATCCGGTAAAATCTGAGTTCTACGTAATGTGGGATGATTTCTCAAGCGACTTGAAACTGGAAAGTCCATCCGATACTTACGACAGTGATACAGAAACAATTGAAGAACACCGAATAAATGGAACCCTAGTACCTGACCATGACCAACTGGCAATTAGGAACATTTCTACAGTCGATAGGGAGACTCAGGTCACACCGGATCTAagcttaatataa